The following proteins come from a genomic window of Candidatus Bipolaricaulis sibiricus:
- a CDS encoding Replicative DNA helicase (DnaB): protein MANRGEEGVLHIPRNQEAEQLVLGAALLEPEEVIPMVADRLRPEHFYFRAHQVIYRTILDLFEQGERADAVAVANRLEEKGQLSKVGGRSYLAEMIGQVTTVTAVDYYAGIIEDKALRRWLIEAGGRVSELAHQEDIPLETVMDRAEEAVFAIAERRSAPSFYAVRDFLEGHLEMLVEVHRDPRRRPVAALSTGFDEFDALTSGLRRSDLIVLAGRPGTGKTSLAIGILRHAAVVEKKKVGLFSLEMTKEQILERLLCAEAQVDLQRLRDGFLPASKWGLIADAAARLHDSTILIDDASTASVLSIKAKARQMMKRYGGLDLVVVDYLQLVDAGIKTDVREQQIAYISRALKALARELEVPVIACSQLNRAVERRESKRPQLSDLRESGAIEQDADLVVFIYRPDVYDDADQTGPLGETEVIIAKQRNGPLGKFRLMFNKSQARFFDPAKEGKAVPF from the coding sequence GTGGCCAACCGAGGCGAAGAGGGGGTGCTTCACATCCCGCGCAACCAGGAAGCCGAACAGCTCGTCCTGGGCGCGGCGTTGCTGGAGCCCGAGGAGGTTATCCCCATGGTGGCGGACCGCCTTCGACCGGAGCACTTCTACTTCCGTGCCCATCAGGTCATCTACCGGACGATCCTCGACCTGTTCGAGCAAGGAGAGCGCGCCGATGCGGTGGCAGTGGCAAACCGGCTCGAGGAGAAGGGCCAGCTCTCCAAGGTCGGGGGCCGCAGCTACCTGGCGGAGATGATCGGCCAGGTCACCACGGTCACCGCGGTGGACTACTACGCCGGGATCATCGAAGACAAGGCCCTGCGCCGCTGGCTGATCGAGGCAGGGGGGAGGGTGTCCGAACTCGCGCACCAGGAAGACATCCCCCTGGAGACGGTGATGGACCGAGCCGAGGAAGCGGTGTTCGCGATTGCCGAACGCCGTTCCGCCCCTAGCTTCTACGCCGTGCGGGACTTCCTGGAGGGGCACCTCGAGATGCTGGTGGAGGTCCACAGGGATCCCCGGCGACGGCCTGTGGCGGCGCTGTCGACGGGCTTCGACGAGTTCGACGCCCTCACCTCCGGACTGCGTCGATCGGACCTGATCGTTCTCGCTGGCCGTCCTGGCACGGGGAAGACATCGCTTGCCATCGGAATCCTCCGCCACGCGGCCGTGGTGGAGAAGAAGAAGGTCGGCCTGTTCTCCCTGGAAATGACCAAGGAGCAGATCCTGGAGCGCCTTCTGTGCGCAGAGGCGCAGGTCGACCTGCAGCGGCTACGCGATGGGTTCCTGCCCGCGTCCAAGTGGGGTCTGATCGCCGACGCAGCGGCCCGCCTCCACGACTCGACGATCCTCATCGACGACGCCTCCACGGCCTCGGTGCTGTCGATCAAGGCCAAGGCGCGACAGATGATGAAGCGATACGGTGGGCTCGACCTCGTGGTGGTGGACTACCTCCAGCTCGTCGATGCAGGGATCAAGACCGACGTGCGGGAGCAGCAGATCGCCTACATCTCGCGAGCGCTGAAGGCGCTTGCCCGCGAGCTTGAGGTACCCGTGATCGCTTGCTCTCAACTCAACCGAGCCGTGGAGCGACGGGAGTCGAAGCGCCCCCAGCTATCGGATCTGCGGGAGTCGGGAGCCATCGAGCAGGACGCTGACCTTGTGGTGTTCATCTACCGGCCGGATGTCTACGACGACGCTGACCAGACCGGCCCTCTCGGGGAGACGGAGGTCATCATCGCCAAGCAGAGAAACGGACCGCTCGGCAAGTTCCGGCTCATGTTCAACAAGAGCCAGGCTCGGTTCTTCGACCCGGCGAAGGAAGGCAAGGCTGTTCCGTTCTAG
- a CDS encoding SSU ribosomal protein S2p (SAe): protein MALLSMKDLLEAGVHFGHRTRKWNPKMARFIYTERKGIHIIDLGQTLDLFERAYEFVRSQSAQGKPALFVGTKRQVQPTIEEEAKRCGSPYTNQRWIGGCLTNFEVIRHRILHMLELERNFAEGKYERLPLKERIKLEKELNYLRRNLDGLRNLDRLPGVVYLIDPTVEVHAVREANLLGIPIVAICDTDSDPDTVDYPIPGNDDAIKSTRLITARIADAVIEGREGLQTIEAAPTEPSAPEQMPKPELLNVEPDSHLMEMWEELAGEEGKD from the coding sequence TTGGCGCTTCTCTCGATGAAGGATCTTCTGGAGGCTGGGGTCCACTTCGGGCACCGCACCCGCAAGTGGAACCCGAAGATGGCCCGGTTCATCTATACCGAACGCAAGGGTATCCACATCATCGATCTGGGACAGACCCTCGATCTGTTCGAACGGGCCTACGAATTCGTGCGCAGTCAATCGGCGCAGGGCAAGCCTGCGCTGTTTGTGGGGACAAAGCGGCAGGTCCAGCCCACGATTGAAGAGGAGGCCAAGCGGTGTGGGAGTCCCTACACGAACCAGCGGTGGATCGGGGGGTGTCTGACGAACTTCGAGGTCATCCGCCACCGCATCCTGCACATGCTTGAGTTGGAGAGAAACTTCGCCGAAGGGAAATACGAGCGGCTTCCGCTGAAAGAGCGGATCAAGCTGGAGAAAGAGCTCAACTACCTCCGTCGAAATCTCGACGGTCTCCGCAACCTGGACCGGCTGCCGGGTGTGGTATACCTCATCGACCCTACGGTCGAAGTTCACGCGGTGCGGGAGGCCAATCTCCTCGGCATTCCCATCGTCGCGATCTGCGACACGGACTCCGACCCGGACACGGTCGACTATCCGATCCCGGGGAACGACGACGCGATCAAGTCGACACGGCTCATCACAGCCCGTATCGCCGACGCCGTGATTGAGGGGCGCGAGGGACTCCAGACGATCGAGGCGGCCCCGACCGAACCGAGCGCGCCGGAGCAAATGCCGAAGCCGGAGCTGCTGAATGTTGAACCGGACAGCCACCTCATGGAGATGTGGGAAGAACTGGCGGGAGAGGAAGGGAAAGACTGA
- a CDS encoding Translation elongation factor Ts, which produces MADLNLDLIKRLREETGVGIVDCKEALAKAGGDLEKAKTILRMEGKEFLASQSREAKEGRIEAYVHHSGKVGVLLEVNTSTDFAANSEAFREFIRNLTMQIAAAKPRWVSPDQVPPEALAEEREVQRKQAEKEKKPPHIIEKIVEGRIAKFYEENCLVKQAYVRDPTMKVEDLLADLGAKLGEPVVIRRFVRFEVGAG; this is translated from the coding sequence ATGGCGGATCTGAACCTGGACTTGATCAAGCGCCTGCGCGAGGAGACGGGGGTCGGGATCGTAGACTGCAAAGAGGCTCTCGCCAAGGCGGGAGGCGATCTGGAGAAGGCGAAGACGATCCTCCGCATGGAGGGCAAGGAGTTCCTGGCGAGCCAGTCGCGGGAGGCGAAGGAGGGACGGATCGAGGCCTACGTCCACCACTCGGGAAAGGTGGGGGTTCTTCTCGAGGTCAACACTTCGACCGACTTCGCTGCCAACTCGGAGGCCTTCCGTGAGTTCATCCGCAACTTGACCATGCAGATCGCGGCGGCCAAGCCACGCTGGGTGAGTCCTGACCAGGTTCCTCCCGAGGCGCTGGCCGAGGAGCGTGAGGTACAGCGGAAACAAGCGGAGAAAGAGAAGAAGCCACCCCACATCATCGAGAAGATCGTGGAAGGGCGGATCGCCAAGTTCTACGAGGAGAACTGCCTCGTCAAGCAAGCGTACGTACGGGACCCGACGATGAAGGTCGAGGATCTCCTCGCCGATCTGGGGGCGAAATTGGGAGAGCCAGTTGTGATCCGGCGGTTCGTGCGGTTCGAGGTGGGCGCGGGGTGA
- a CDS encoding Uridine monophosphate kinase — MSLRYRRVLVKLSGELLAGREGPLDAGGLRFSADEIGQVRRAGAEVAVVLGGGNIARGSALPHLPPVAGHTIGMLGTVLNGIALREALAERGIPSLLMSALPCAGAAPAVDPWQARDALAQGEVVLFAAGTGNPFVTTDTAAVIRALAVGAEVVLKASKVDGVYDADPERAADARRLPCLTHGEYLSRGLRVMDRAAVAIAAEHDLPIVVFRGSDEGALLAAVQGKTGSLIA; from the coding sequence GTGAGCCTGCGCTACCGCCGCGTGCTGGTGAAGTTGTCCGGCGAGCTTCTTGCCGGACGTGAGGGCCCCCTTGATGCAGGGGGCCTGCGTTTCTCTGCCGACGAGATCGGCCAGGTTCGGAGGGCGGGGGCAGAGGTCGCCGTCGTGCTCGGGGGAGGGAACATCGCCCGCGGATCGGCGCTGCCCCATCTCCCGCCCGTCGCGGGTCACACGATTGGGATGCTGGGTACTGTCCTCAACGGAATTGCGCTGCGCGAGGCCCTGGCGGAGAGAGGGATCCCGTCGCTCCTGATGTCCGCTCTCCCCTGTGCAGGGGCAGCACCTGCGGTTGATCCGTGGCAAGCCCGCGACGCGCTGGCTCAGGGCGAGGTCGTGTTGTTCGCTGCTGGCACTGGGAACCCTTTTGTGACCACGGACACGGCGGCCGTGATCCGCGCCCTTGCCGTCGGGGCCGAGGTTGTTCTCAAGGCGTCGAAGGTCGATGGGGTGTACGACGCGGATCCCGAGCGAGCTGCGGACGCACGGAGGCTTCCCTGCCTTACGCACGGGGAGTACCTGTCGCGAGGGCTTCGGGTCATGGACCGAGCAGCCGTGGCCATCGCGGCCGAGCACGATCTTCCGATCGTCGTGTTTCGAGGCAGCGATGAGGGCGCGCTGCTGGCGGCCGTACAGGGGAAGACGGGCTCGCTCATCGCTTAG
- a CDS encoding Oxaloacetate decarboxylase beta chain, whose translation MDLLKGLDNLLHSTGVLNLTWGQVVMLGVSGVLIWLAIAKKYEPSLLLPIGFAGVLVNIPLAGIGGPDGLLGILYAAGVETGLFPLLIFLGVGAMTDFGPLIAHPVTALLGAAAQVGIFGTLIGALFLSEWLGLGFTLRDAAAVGIIGGADGPTAIFLASRLSPRLLGAIAVAAYAYMAMVPIVQPPILRLLTTKRERGIEMRQLRNVSKRERILFPLMAVGLCALLLPAATPLVGMLMLGNLLKESGVVERLSRAAQNELINVVTLLLGLSVGSKLSAELFLRAETLIILVLGLAAFAIGTASGVLMAKLMAVLGGRVNPLIGAAGVSAVPMAARVVNQISLEENPHNPLLMHAMGPNVAGVLGSAVAAGVLLALLG comes from the coding sequence ATGGACCTGCTCAAGGGCCTCGACAACCTCCTGCACTCAACCGGGGTCCTCAACCTGACCTGGGGGCAGGTGGTCATGCTCGGCGTGAGCGGCGTTCTGATCTGGCTCGCTATCGCCAAGAAGTACGAGCCATCGCTGCTCCTGCCGATCGGATTCGCGGGAGTCCTCGTGAACATCCCCCTCGCCGGGATCGGCGGCCCAGACGGATTGCTGGGGATCCTGTATGCAGCCGGCGTGGAGACGGGGCTGTTCCCGCTGCTCATCTTCCTTGGAGTGGGCGCGATGACGGACTTTGGTCCACTCATCGCCCATCCAGTCACTGCTCTCCTCGGAGCAGCGGCGCAGGTCGGCATTTTCGGGACTCTCATCGGTGCCCTGTTTCTCAGCGAGTGGCTCGGGCTGGGGTTCACCCTGCGGGACGCGGCAGCGGTGGGAATCATCGGAGGAGCGGACGGGCCGACGGCGATCTTCCTTGCCTCGCGCCTTTCCCCCCGCCTCCTGGGGGCGATCGCTGTCGCCGCCTATGCCTACATGGCGATGGTGCCCATCGTCCAGCCCCCGATCCTGCGCCTCCTCACCACGAAGCGCGAACGCGGAATCGAGATGCGCCAGCTGCGGAACGTCTCGAAGCGCGAGCGCATCCTCTTCCCGCTGATGGCGGTTGGGCTCTGTGCCCTACTTCTTCCCGCCGCTACACCCCTCGTGGGGATGCTCATGCTTGGGAACCTGCTGAAGGAGTCGGGCGTCGTTGAGCGGCTGTCGCGAGCAGCGCAGAACGAGTTGATCAACGTCGTAACGCTTCTGCTCGGCCTCAGCGTGGGGTCAAAGCTCTCCGCTGAGCTGTTCCTTCGCGCGGAGACCTTGATCATCCTCGTGCTTGGATTGGCCGCATTCGCCATCGGAACGGCATCGGGGGTGCTGATGGCGAAGCTGATGGCCGTGCTCGGCGGACGCGTCAACCCGTTGATCGGAGCCGCCGGGGTGTCAGCGGTGCCGATGGCAGCCCGGGTGGTGAACCAGATCAGCCTCGAAGAGAACCCTCACAACCCCCTGCTCATGCACGCCATGGGCCCGAACGTGGCCGGTGTCCTTGGCTCTGCCGTCGCCGCAGGCGTCTTGCTCGCCCTCCTCGGCTAA
- a CDS encoding Pyruvate carboxylase subunit B (biotin-containing), with amino-acid sequence MGKKVDVMVTAFRDGFQSVYGSRVRSTDYLPAVEAARAAGIHHFESGGGAAFQSALFYVNENPFEVMDAFRRAAGPDANLQTLARGINVVGLESQPRDVIRLHADLFTRHGVTTVRNFDALNDVDNLVFSGQCIAAAGLKHEVAVTLMGLPPGCEGAHTPEFYLGVLRRILDADIPFQSVCFKDASGTAPPAVVGETVRRARTLLGSTVHLRFHTHDSAGAAVACYLAALEAGVDGIDLSLAPVSGGTCQPDVVTMWHALRGTEFDLDLDIAKVLEAEEVLKECMRDYFLPPEARAVEPLIPFSPMPGGALTANSQMMRDNGTLGRLPEVIAAMGEVVRRGGFGTSVTPVSQFYFQQAYNNVLLGPWNVIAEGYGKMVLGYFGRTPVPPDPEVVRLASRQLGLPPTEQSPLELNDADPTKGIRPATALLEREGLPVTEENIFIVATCGTKGVEFLQGRGKVMIRKAETPAVEKEALPESLTVRVDGRPFTVVLRGDQAIVDGVPYTYAVTPGDPPSPAPGGVEGHPVHAPLPGSVVRVVASVGKSVQVGDTLLVVEAMKMENEVKSPVSGVLTALAVAVGDPVVAGQTVAWVR; translated from the coding sequence ATGGGGAAGAAGGTCGATGTCATGGTGACCGCGTTCCGAGACGGGTTTCAGTCCGTGTACGGGTCCCGCGTCCGATCGACGGACTACCTGCCGGCCGTTGAGGCGGCGCGAGCAGCGGGAATCCACCACTTTGAGTCTGGCGGAGGGGCCGCGTTCCAATCCGCGCTGTTCTACGTCAATGAGAACCCGTTCGAGGTGATGGATGCGTTCCGCCGCGCCGCGGGGCCCGACGCGAACCTCCAGACCCTTGCCCGGGGAATCAACGTGGTGGGTCTGGAATCCCAACCCCGCGATGTCATCCGCCTCCATGCCGATCTCTTTACCCGCCACGGTGTCACGACAGTCCGCAACTTCGACGCCCTCAACGACGTGGACAACCTTGTGTTCAGCGGCCAGTGCATCGCTGCGGCAGGGTTGAAGCACGAAGTCGCGGTGACCTTGATGGGCCTTCCGCCGGGTTGCGAGGGAGCCCACACCCCCGAGTTCTACCTGGGGGTCCTCCGGCGGATCCTCGACGCCGACATTCCGTTCCAGTCCGTCTGCTTCAAGGATGCATCGGGCACCGCTCCTCCCGCCGTCGTCGGTGAGACCGTCCGCCGCGCCCGCACCCTCCTTGGCTCGACCGTCCATCTGCGGTTCCACACCCACGACAGCGCGGGAGCCGCCGTGGCCTGCTACCTAGCCGCGCTGGAGGCGGGTGTGGATGGGATCGATCTATCCCTCGCTCCCGTGTCGGGCGGAACGTGCCAGCCTGACGTGGTCACGATGTGGCATGCCCTGCGGGGGACCGAGTTCGACCTCGACCTCGACATCGCCAAGGTGCTTGAGGCAGAGGAAGTGCTCAAGGAGTGCATGCGGGACTACTTCCTGCCCCCGGAGGCGCGGGCCGTGGAGCCGCTGATCCCCTTTTCGCCCATGCCAGGGGGAGCCCTGACCGCAAACTCGCAGATGATGCGTGACAACGGAACCCTGGGCCGCCTGCCCGAGGTCATCGCAGCGATGGGCGAGGTGGTCCGGCGGGGCGGGTTCGGCACGTCCGTGACCCCGGTGTCCCAGTTCTACTTCCAACAGGCCTACAACAACGTCCTTCTCGGGCCGTGGAACGTCATTGCCGAGGGATACGGAAAGATGGTCCTCGGGTACTTCGGCCGAACACCCGTCCCTCCCGATCCCGAGGTCGTCCGGCTGGCCTCTCGGCAGCTCGGGCTTCCCCCGACCGAGCAGTCGCCCCTCGAGCTCAATGATGCCGACCCCACGAAGGGAATCAGGCCCGCCACGGCGCTCCTCGAGCGCGAAGGCCTGCCCGTGACCGAGGAGAACATCTTCATCGTCGCGACGTGCGGGACCAAAGGCGTGGAGTTTCTCCAAGGGCGGGGGAAGGTCATGATCCGCAAGGCTGAGACGCCCGCGGTGGAGAAGGAAGCTCTCCCGGAGTCGCTGACCGTGCGGGTCGACGGTCGGCCGTTCACGGTCGTTCTACGCGGCGATCAGGCAATTGTCGATGGGGTGCCGTACACGTACGCGGTGACGCCGGGGGATCCCCCGTCCCCCGCCCCTGGCGGGGTCGAAGGCCATCCCGTACATGCTCCGCTCCCAGGCAGCGTGGTCCGCGTGGTCGCATCGGTTGGAAAGTCGGTCCAGGTAGGCGATACCCTCCTCGTAGTCGAGGCGATGAAGATGGAGAACGAGGTCAAGTCCCCTGTGTCCGGGGTCCTGACCGCGCTCGCGGTAGCGGTGGGGGACCCGGTCGTTGCCGGCCAGACCGTTGCCTGGGTCCGCTGA